The Lysinibacillus pakistanensis genome includes a window with the following:
- a CDS encoding VOC family protein, producing the protein MNRLNLITLGVKDMVESLNFYREGLGFEVVVYGEETAPDVMFFNNGGTKISLFPIERLVKDINEANPPEIGHGFGGITLAYNGKSKEEVNRVFELAKKAGAKIVKEPETVFWGGYSGYFQDPNGYYWEVAYGDMWQFDENDMLIIQ; encoded by the coding sequence GTGAATCGTTTAAATTTAATCACATTGGGTGTTAAGGATATGGTGGAGTCACTAAACTTTTACCGAGAAGGGCTTGGCTTTGAGGTTGTGGTGTATGGAGAGGAAACTGCCCCTGATGTTATGTTCTTTAATAATGGGGGAACAAAAATATCACTATTTCCAATTGAACGTTTGGTCAAAGATATTAATGAAGCTAATCCACCAGAAATTGGCCATGGCTTTGGAGGCATTACTCTTGCTTATAATGGCAAATCAAAAGAAGAAGTTAATCGGGTATTTGAATTAGCTAAAAAGGCTGGAGCTAAGATTGTGAAAGAGCCCGAAACTGTATTTTGGGGTGGCTATAGCGGCTACTTCCAAGATCCAAATGGCTACTACTGGGAAGTAGCCTATGGTGACATGTGGCAGTTTGACGAAAATGATATGCTGATTATTCAATAA
- a CDS encoding aldo/keto reductase, whose protein sequence is MINHLQDTITLNNGLQMPGMGLGVFLVPNDATTEMVKDAIEVGYRSIDTAAIYGNEEGVGEGIKQALASTGLRREDLFITSKVWNDGLSYDETIAAYEESLQKLGLDYLDLYLIHWPGKDKFVESWKALEDLYEQGKIKAIGVCNFTVAHLEKLLSFARIKPVVNQVEFHPRLQQVELRSFCDKHQIQLEAWAPLMQGGLLEDETISKIATKYGKSNSQVILRWDVQNGVITIPKSVRRERMMQNADIFDFTLTDEEMAIINAMNLEQRVGPNPDEYDFAL, encoded by the coding sequence ATGATTAATCATTTACAAGATACAATTACATTAAATAACGGCCTACAAATGCCTGGTATGGGTTTAGGTGTTTTTCTAGTACCGAATGATGCTACTACTGAGATGGTTAAAGACGCTATTGAGGTTGGCTATCGAAGCATCGATACTGCCGCTATTTATGGCAATGAAGAAGGTGTAGGGGAAGGAATTAAACAAGCGCTAGCTTCTACTGGTTTACGTCGTGAAGATCTGTTTATTACATCAAAAGTATGGAATGACGGATTAAGCTATGATGAAACAATTGCTGCCTATGAAGAGAGCTTACAAAAGTTAGGTTTAGATTATTTAGATCTTTACCTTATTCATTGGCCAGGTAAAGATAAATTCGTTGAATCTTGGAAGGCTCTTGAAGACCTTTATGAACAAGGCAAGATCAAAGCAATTGGTGTATGTAACTTCACTGTTGCACATTTAGAAAAATTATTATCATTTGCTCGTATTAAACCTGTTGTGAATCAAGTGGAATTCCACCCTCGTTTACAGCAAGTGGAGCTTCGTTCATTCTGTGACAAACACCAAATTCAACTTGAAGCATGGGCACCTTTAATGCAGGGTGGACTTCTAGAAGATGAAACTATTTCAAAAATAGCAACAAAATATGGAAAATCCAATTCTCAAGTTATTTTGCGCTGGGATGTACAAAATGGAGTGATCACGATCCCAAAATCAGTGCGCAGAGAACGCATGATGCAAAACGCTGATATCTTTGACTTTACTTTAACAGACGAAGAAATGGCTATCATCAATGCGATGAATCTTGAACAACGTGTTGGACCAAATCCAGATGAATACGACTTTGCTCTATAA
- a CDS encoding winged helix-turn-helix transcriptional regulator: MQKIYNIGVEATLEVIGGKWKPVILCHLNHHGKIRTNEFRRLIPGISQKMLTSQLRELEQAGLINRKVFNQVPPKVEYSLTPYGQGMEPILNMLCTWGEKHVEVLQDKGEDVILKQHDDDIAMQQTS; this comes from the coding sequence ATGCAAAAAATTTATAATATTGGTGTTGAAGCTACACTTGAAGTCATTGGTGGTAAATGGAAACCGGTTATTCTTTGTCATTTAAACCACCACGGTAAAATTCGAACAAATGAGTTTCGACGATTGATTCCAGGAATTTCACAAAAGATGCTTACAAGTCAATTAAGAGAGTTAGAGCAAGCTGGATTAATCAATCGAAAAGTCTTTAATCAAGTGCCGCCAAAGGTTGAATATTCATTAACACCCTATGGACAGGGCATGGAACCTATTTTGAACATGCTTTGCACTTGGGGCGAAAAACATGTTGAAGTATTACAGGATAAAGGCGAAGATGTCATTTTAAAACAACATGACGACGATATAGCCATGCAGCAAACATCGTAA
- a CDS encoding MFS transporter has product MSHSKKPSAKLTLLALAISAFGIGSTEFISVGLLPLITDDFGISLSTAGLTVSIYALGVTVGAPLLTALTSRLSRKTVLLLVMTIFIVGNLTAAIAPNFSILLIGRIISALAHGVFMSIASVIAADVVEPNKRASAIAFMFTGLTLATVTGVPLGTFIGQVTDWRMSFIFIVIIGIIGLNSNALLVPSQLSKGNPISLRDIGKVLGNIRMLLILFITAIGYGGAFVVYTYVSPILEQYMGYSPHAVVIILVIYGICVAIGNTLGGHFANQNPLRSIFIIFVGLALALLGIGSTLESPIIGLIMVLIMGLFMFMNVPGLQLYAVLLSEKYVPSAISMASALNISAFNIGIFLGSYIGGFIIRHQSLAHTPLYGFLMVMLAAIVTLLWLIFDNKKQ; this is encoded by the coding sequence ATGTCACATTCAAAAAAGCCAAGTGCTAAATTAACCTTACTGGCACTTGCCATCAGTGCATTTGGTATAGGGTCCACTGAATTTATTAGTGTCGGACTTTTACCATTAATTACAGATGACTTTGGTATATCTTTAAGCACGGCTGGCTTAACCGTTTCTATATACGCACTCGGTGTAACTGTTGGGGCTCCATTATTAACAGCCTTAACATCTCGTCTTAGTCGAAAAACTGTTTTATTGCTGGTTATGACTATTTTTATAGTTGGGAACTTAACCGCAGCTATAGCGCCTAATTTCTCAATTTTATTAATTGGACGTATTATTTCAGCATTAGCACATGGTGTGTTTATGTCCATCGCCTCTGTTATAGCAGCCGATGTAGTTGAACCAAATAAACGAGCAAGTGCAATTGCTTTTATGTTTACAGGCTTAACATTAGCTACGGTGACTGGTGTCCCACTTGGTACGTTTATTGGACAAGTAACAGACTGGCGTATGTCATTCATCTTTATCGTCATTATTGGGATTATCGGTTTAAATAGTAATGCGTTGTTAGTACCTAGCCAATTATCAAAAGGTAATCCAATCTCTTTACGTGATATCGGCAAAGTATTAGGCAATATTCGCATGTTATTAATCCTTTTCATTACAGCAATTGGATATGGTGGTGCCTTTGTTGTGTACACATATGTTTCTCCAATTTTAGAGCAATATATGGGTTACTCGCCACATGCTGTAGTCATTATATTAGTTATCTATGGGATTTGTGTTGCTATTGGTAATACATTAGGCGGTCATTTCGCTAATCAGAATCCGCTTCGTTCCATCTTTATTATTTTTGTGGGACTTGCCTTAGCGTTACTTGGCATTGGCTCCACTCTCGAATCGCCAATTATCGGATTAATCATGGTCCTAATCATGGGGCTATTTATGTTTATGAATGTCCCAGGATTGCAGCTCTATGCGGTTCTTCTTTCTGAAAAATATGTGCCATCAGCTATTTCAATGGCCTCAGCATTGAATATTTCGGCTTTTAATATTGGTATCTTTTTAGGATCATATATTGGCGGCTTTATTATTCGCCATCAATCGTTAGCTCATACGCCCTTATACGGATTCCTAATGGTAATGCTTGCAGCGATTGTTACACTATTATGGTTAATTTTTGATAACAAAAAACAATAA
- a CDS encoding ABC transporter substrate-binding protein, translating into MHKIRPFSLALFCLIVLTFVLGACSKEESKEKADVAKENQSIVETRTVEDEFGEVEIPAKPQRVAAIYLEDYLTALEVKPTVQWYHPAWGKQDYLKLDAPEFDITGSMEALLQAKPDLIIVDGAADKAKYEEYSKIAPTYRLKEEILADPQAIVKTIADVLNIPDKADEVVKNYQQRITTLKAELDKSVGDETVAVVRLNVADKTLALFGVKNRYSGYIYTEVGLTPHPLARDMTEFHEILSEEAIPKLDADHIILFPSNGTWESEENQDAIKWLDSTLWNTVPAVKNGNVYIADRTYWQSGAITANLLKYDDLEKWFVK; encoded by the coding sequence ATGCATAAGATTCGACCATTTTCGTTAGCATTATTTTGTTTAATCGTGTTGACGTTTGTTTTAGGAGCTTGTTCGAAGGAGGAATCAAAGGAGAAAGCTGATGTTGCTAAAGAGAATCAATCAATAGTGGAAACACGGACTGTAGAAGATGAATTTGGGGAGGTAGAGATTCCCGCAAAGCCTCAGCGAGTAGCGGCCATATACTTGGAGGATTATCTAACAGCATTAGAGGTAAAGCCCACTGTCCAATGGTATCATCCAGCTTGGGGGAAACAGGATTATCTAAAACTGGATGCACCAGAATTTGATATTACAGGAAGCATGGAGGCTTTATTGCAAGCCAAGCCAGATTTAATCATTGTAGATGGTGCGGCTGATAAAGCAAAATACGAGGAATATTCTAAAATTGCACCTACCTATCGTTTAAAAGAGGAAATCCTTGCAGATCCACAGGCAATTGTTAAAACGATTGCTGATGTCTTAAACATTCCTGATAAAGCAGATGAGGTTGTTAAAAATTATCAGCAACGTATTACGACTTTAAAGGCAGAGTTAGATAAGTCCGTTGGGGATGAAACAGTCGCTGTGGTCCGTTTAAATGTAGCCGATAAAACACTAGCATTATTTGGCGTTAAAAATCGATATTCTGGCTATATTTACACTGAGGTGGGACTTACTCCTCACCCACTAGCCCGTGATATGACGGAATTTCATGAGATACTTTCAGAAGAAGCTATACCTAAATTAGACGCTGATCATATTATTCTTTTCCCTTCTAATGGAACATGGGAATCTGAAGAAAACCAGGATGCGATTAAATGGTTAGATAGTACGCTCTGGAATACAGTTCCTGCAGTAAAAAACGGAAACGTGTATATTGCTGACCGAACATATTGGCAATCTGGAGCTATAACTGCAAATCTACTAAAATACGATGACCTTGAAAAATGGTTCGTAAAATAA
- a CDS encoding helix-turn-helix domain-containing protein, whose translation MSGLSQIFHLQEVSYSIPSAMWQLHHCDHYSLVVVISGHGELICDHETIHLTEEKCVLIPPNQKINVHNESGVLCFYHLTFKIIQLQESQTDCFSIFTQFQELGCHPFSQCTNLLEIIYRHRLAMDELSLFEQHVRFQEFMLFIMNQNVPNQQQKSVRQSVEQSIKYLQKHYERDWTVEQLAELAAVPRWNYSRIFKDITGQIPLNFLNNVRLEKAKQLLVTTNDRIFEISQTVGFNNEYYFNRRFKEHVGISPGQYRRGQSNNPRIFAPFLEDFLVALGITPIAQFSHSKWGKQDYLGLQEIPDIDIEKGQMDQLFHYKPTLIMLDEGIERWKACHQLDQLAPTYHLSHPGEDWRTTLFQIADLTGRTAIMKDVINQYEVKVQKAKKVLQKSVYGQSVAFLRISAIGISLYAGPECGYTGPILYRDLGLMPHESVWNIPHYTRKTHLTIDQLIHLDADHLFITFDKQHSIFEGEERVILKSPTWSNLPAAKNNCVYEVDFLTWMNYGILSHNKKIDDVLRVLG comes from the coding sequence ATGAGTGGTTTATCGCAAATATTTCACTTACAAGAAGTTTCATATTCTATTCCATCAGCAATGTGGCAACTACATCATTGTGACCATTATAGCCTTGTTGTAGTTATAAGCGGCCATGGAGAGCTAATTTGTGATCATGAAACTATCCATCTTACTGAAGAAAAGTGTGTGCTCATTCCTCCTAATCAAAAAATAAATGTTCACAATGAAAGTGGGGTGCTGTGCTTTTATCACTTAACATTTAAAATCATCCAACTGCAAGAAAGTCAGACGGATTGCTTTTCTATTTTTACACAATTTCAAGAACTAGGCTGCCATCCTTTTTCTCAATGTACTAATTTGTTAGAAATCATTTATCGACACCGTCTAGCAATGGATGAGCTATCGCTATTTGAGCAACATGTACGCTTCCAAGAATTTATGTTATTCATTATGAATCAAAATGTACCTAATCAGCAGCAGAAAAGTGTTCGTCAGTCCGTTGAGCAGTCCATCAAATATTTACAAAAGCATTATGAACGGGATTGGACTGTTGAGCAATTGGCAGAATTAGCGGCTGTGCCACGCTGGAATTATTCTCGTATATTCAAGGACATTACTGGTCAAATCCCACTCAACTTTTTAAACAATGTTCGTCTTGAAAAAGCCAAGCAATTACTAGTAACAACGAATGACCGTATTTTTGAGATCAGCCAAACAGTTGGATTCAACAATGAATATTATTTTAACCGCCGCTTTAAAGAGCATGTCGGTATCTCTCCTGGACAATATCGTCGTGGCCAAAGTAATAACCCTCGTATATTCGCACCGTTTTTAGAGGATTTTTTAGTGGCATTAGGTATTACACCCATCGCTCAATTTAGCCATTCAAAATGGGGCAAACAGGATTATCTAGGGTTACAAGAAATACCTGATATTGATATTGAAAAAGGACAAATGGATCAACTTTTTCATTATAAGCCAACTTTAATTATGCTAGATGAAGGGATAGAGCGCTGGAAAGCTTGTCATCAATTAGATCAATTGGCTCCCACTTATCATCTCTCACATCCAGGTGAAGATTGGCGAACTACATTGTTCCAAATAGCCGACTTAACAGGTAGAACGGCTATTATGAAGGATGTCATTAACCAGTATGAGGTAAAAGTGCAAAAGGCAAAAAAAGTGCTTCAAAAATCAGTATATGGACAAAGCGTAGCCTTTCTTCGTATCTCCGCTATTGGCATCAGCCTCTATGCAGGACCCGAATGCGGCTATACGGGCCCCATTCTATATCGTGATCTCGGCTTAATGCCCCATGAATCTGTATGGAATATCCCACATTATACACGAAAAACACATCTAACAATTGACCAGCTTATTCACTTAGATGCCGATCATTTATTCATTACCTTTGACAAACAACATTCGATTTTCGAGGGAGAGGAACGAGTAATACTAAAATCTCCTACCTGGAGCAACCTTCCCGCAGCAAAAAACAACTGTGTCTACGAGGTTGATTTCTTAACATGGATGAACTACGGCATTCTCTCCCATAACAAAAAAATAGATGATGTTTTACGTGTTCTTGGATAA
- a CDS encoding cyclase family protein has translation MSNELLQAVQLLKSRKWVDLTHTFGPNSPHFFMFEDAKFETLFSHDDGFFAQQFTFPGQYGTHIDPPIHFVRDTRFLEELDLKELVLPLIVIDKSKEAEQNNDFTLSVQDILDFEAEHGEIEAGTFIALRTDWSKRWPNKDAFNNKDAEGHNHIPGWGLEALQFLFKERKINAIGHETFDTDSAADFRKNGKLDGEYFVLEQDTYQIELLTNLDQLPPKGAVIFNIVPKPERASGFPVRSFAILP, from the coding sequence ATGTCGAATGAACTTTTACAAGCAGTGCAGCTATTAAAATCAAGAAAATGGGTGGATTTAACACATACATTTGGACCAAATTCACCTCACTTCTTTATGTTTGAGGATGCAAAGTTTGAAACCCTATTTTCACATGATGATGGTTTCTTTGCGCAGCAATTCACTTTTCCTGGACAATATGGAACACATATCGATCCACCTATCCACTTTGTTAGGGACACACGTTTTTTAGAAGAATTGGATTTAAAAGAATTAGTACTACCCTTAATCGTGATTGATAAATCGAAGGAAGCCGAGCAAAATAATGATTTTACCTTAAGTGTTCAGGATATTCTTGACTTTGAGGCTGAGCATGGAGAAATTGAAGCAGGTACGTTTATTGCCCTACGTACCGATTGGAGTAAGCGTTGGCCTAATAAGGATGCCTTTAATAATAAGGATGCTGAGGGTCATAATCATATACCAGGTTGGGGATTAGAGGCATTACAGTTTTTATTTAAAGAACGAAAAATTAACGCTATTGGTCACGAGACTTTCGACACTGATTCAGCAGCGGATTTTCGCAAAAATGGTAAGTTAGATGGTGAATATTTTGTACTTGAGCAAGACACTTATCAAATTGAGCTTTTAACAAATTTGGATCAGCTACCGCCAAAAGGGGCTGTCATATTCAATATTGTACCGAAACCAGAAAGAGCGTCTGGATTCCCTGTTCGTTCATTTGCCATCTTACCTTAA